The Candidatus Omnitrophota bacterium genome includes a region encoding these proteins:
- a CDS encoding ATP-binding protein, producing the protein MPENFYSYLQIFSSILILWSGIIILTRNPRQKINQIFFFLCLTTFSWLFLYKIISLFDINKNLEQLLARISYCGITAFPALTFHYTLLFLDTKINKKLIRVAYATTLSFCLLILKTNLIVNGFYYYQWGPYPKAGNLHYIYLAFFFIGILLCLKILINFIARNQKPKSKKTVQAKYILTGFLIFTLASIDFIPNYGINFQPFGFIPSLFFISIFGYAIIKHQLMDIQIIFKKSIIYSILITLISLLYLIIIIFIERMLQEILGYRSISLSIITAFGLGLISVPLRNKIQFLVDKVFFKNTRDEIVKENELLKQEIVQTERLKSIATLASGMAHEIKNPLTAIKTFCEYLPEKLEDKEFLKKFSRIVGNEVERIDNIVHQLLEFARPSPLALKDIDIHSLMNNILEFLNSDFIKHKIKVSKEFDSDYLELFIEADSNQLRQAFLNIFLNAIDAMKTGGNLSIRTKIASSTLNIAIQDSGPGIKKKDLKHIFDPFYTRKDEGTGLGLSITQRIIAEHRGIIFAESQIGIGTKFIIQLPIKSLVKFPA; encoded by the coding sequence ATGCCTGAAAATTTCTATTCATATCTTCAAATATTTTCTTCAATCTTGATTCTTTGGTCAGGAATTATTATTCTGACCAGAAATCCTCGGCAAAAAATAAATCAAATATTCTTCTTTCTATGTCTCACAACATTTTCTTGGCTTTTTCTTTATAAGATTATTTCTCTTTTTGACATAAATAAAAACTTAGAACAGCTCCTCGCAAGAATATCTTATTGCGGAATAACTGCTTTTCCAGCTCTAACTTTTCATTATACACTTCTATTTTTAGATACTAAAATAAACAAAAAACTAATAAGAGTTGCCTATGCTACTACACTAAGTTTTTGCCTCTTAATTCTTAAAACAAACCTAATCGTAAATGGGTTCTACTACTATCAATGGGGTCCATACCCAAAGGCAGGAAATCTCCACTACATCTACTTAGCATTCTTTTTTATTGGCATTCTTTTGTGCCTTAAAATACTTATTAATTTTATTGCAAGAAATCAAAAGCCAAAATCAAAAAAAACTGTTCAAGCAAAATATATTTTAACTGGATTCTTAATTTTTACCCTTGCATCTATTGATTTTATTCCAAATTATGGAATTAATTTTCAACCTTTTGGCTTTATTCCATCACTTTTTTTTATTTCAATATTTGGGTACGCAATAATTAAGCATCAATTAATGGACATTCAAATAATCTTTAAAAAAAGTATTATTTACTCTATTTTAATCACGCTCATTTCTTTGCTCTACTTAATAATTATCATTTTTATAGAAAGAATGCTGCAAGAAATTCTAGGATATCGTTCAATCTCTTTGAGCATTATTACAGCATTTGGATTAGGTCTTATTTCTGTTCCATTACGAAATAAAATTCAGTTTTTAGTAGATAAAGTATTCTTTAAAAACACTCGAGATGAGATTGTTAAGGAAAATGAATTACTCAAACAAGAAATTGTACAAACGGAAAGACTAAAATCTATTGCTACATTGGCAAGCGGAATGGCGCATGAAATTAAGAATCCTTTAACAGCCATTAAAACTTTTTGTGAATATTTACCCGAAAAATTAGAAGACAAAGAATTCCTTAAGAAATTTAGTCGTATTGTTGGAAATGAAGTTGAGAGAATTGACAATATCGTACATCAGCTACTCGAATTTGCACGACCTTCTCCTCTTGCCCTTAAAGATATTGATATTCATAGTCTTATGAATAATATCTTAGAGTTTTTGAACAGTGACTTTATAAAACATAAAATTAAAGTCTCCAAAGAATTCGATAGTGATTATCTAGAATTATTTATTGAAGCTGACTCCAATCAACTTAGGCAGGCTTTCTTAAATATTTTCTTAAATGCCATTGATGCCATGAAAACAGGTGGAAATCTATCGATAAGAACAAAGATTGCCAGTAGCACCCTAAACATCGCAATACAAGATAGCGGTCCTGGAATTAAAAAAAAGGACCTTAAACATATCTTTGATCCTTTCTACACAAGAAAAGACGAAGGAACAGGATTAGGTCTCTCTATAACCCAAAGAATTATAGCAGAACACCGAGGGATTATCTTTGCTGAAAGCCAAATTGGAATTGGCACCAAATTTATTATTCAACTTCCAATAAAATCTTTGGTTAAATTTCCTGCCTAG
- a CDS encoding response regulator, whose product MSNLKILIVDDEEGIRESLKLILEDYYNLILAEDGEQALEILENSSDIALVLMDIKMPKMSGLETLESMKEKHAQLKVIIVTGYKSVETATEAVRLGASGYIVKPFKSDEVLATVRSTMKK is encoded by the coding sequence ATGTCAAACCTAAAAATTCTAATTGTTGATGACGAAGAAGGAATCAGGGAGTCGCTTAAATTAATCCTCGAAGATTATTATAATCTCATTTTAGCCGAAGACGGCGAACAAGCCTTAGAAATTCTAGAGAATTCTTCGGATATTGCTCTTGTCTTAATGGATATCAAGATGCCAAAAATGAGCGGCCTTGAGACACTCGAATCCATGAAAGAAAAACATGCTCAACTTAAAGTTATCATTGTTACAGGATACAAATCAGTCGAAACTGCTACAGAGGCTGTACGCCTAGGCGCTTCCGGTTACATTGTTAAACCTTTCAAGTCAGACGAGGTCTTAGCTACCGTAAGATCAACGATGAAAAAATAA
- a CDS encoding four helix bundle protein produces MEKKKTLKTYKDLIAWQKSYNLCLTIYKTTQTFPRTEQYGLTSQMNRSALSVPSNIAEGYTRFGTAEYLRFLSISYASLAELETQLFLARDLNYLKQASFNKIIELHDEVQRIMHKLMSVLKNKL; encoded by the coding sequence GTGGAAAAGAAAAAAACTTTAAAAACCTATAAAGATCTAATCGCCTGGCAAAAATCCTATAATTTATGTTTAACAATATACAAAACAACGCAAACATTTCCGAGAACTGAACAATACGGCCTAACATCTCAAATGAATCGAAGCGCATTATCGGTTCCTTCAAACATTGCAGAAGGATATACTCGATTTGGAACAGCGGAATATTTGCGATTTCTTTCTATTTCTTACGCGTCTCTTGCAGAACTCGAAACGCAATTATTTCTAGCAAGAGATTTAAATTATTTAAAACAAGCTAGCTTTAACAAAATTATTGAATTGCACGACGAGGTACAGCGGATTATGCACAAGCTTATGTCTGTTTTAAAAAATAAGCTTTAA
- a CDS encoding XRE family transcriptional regulator has translation MLIGKRIKEIRKQQKISLTELSKKSGIQLATLSRIENLKMTGTLESHIEIAKALNVEITELYQDISLETNKVDVKTEESSADFFNYSDRSSYEILTNKVLSKKMMPILLRIEPNGKTNVEQGSKSSEKFLFVLEGSISAKIGDNSHILKEGNTLYFDASLPHYFENTNTKVAKVICVATPVEL, from the coding sequence ATGTTAATCGGAAAAAGAATTAAAGAAATTCGAAAACAGCAAAAAATATCGCTAACGGAACTGTCTAAGAAAAGCGGCATTCAACTTGCCACTTTAAGTCGAATAGAAAATTTAAAAATGACGGGGACGCTTGAATCGCACATAGAAATTGCCAAAGCACTTAACGTTGAAATCACAGAACTTTATCAAGATATTTCTCTTGAAACAAACAAAGTTGATGTTAAAACGGAGGAATCTTCAGCTGATTTCTTTAATTACAGCGATAGGTCATCTTATGAAATCTTAACTAACAAAGTTTTATCTAAGAAAATGATGCCTATTCTTTTGCGCATTGAGCCAAATGGAAAAACAAATGTCGAACAAGGTTCAAAATCAAGCGAAAAATTTCTTTTTGTCTTAGAAGGATCTATTTCTGCAAAAATTGGGGATAACAGCCATATATTAAAGGAAGGCAACACGCTCTATTTTGATGCCTCCCTCCCCCACTATTTTGAGAATACTAATACTAAAGTTGCCAAAGTGATTTGCGTAGCAACGCCAGTAGAGCTGTAA